In Lacibacter sp. H375, one DNA window encodes the following:
- a CDS encoding DUF1501 domain-containing protein: MTRNELNNERLAAEAKQKELQFFTRRHFLKESAMGFGALALGSLLGSCGNNMGMASSPVFDAAHPLAPRMPFFPAKARSVIYLHMAGAPSQLELFDYKPELAKLNGQDCPPSLLEGKKFAFIRGVPKMLGPQANFKQHGKSGLWVSDYLPHFSTIVDDVSIIKSVTTDQFNHAPAQLLMHTGSARLGRPSIGSWVTYGLGTENQNLPGFVVLTSGGNNPDAGKSVWGSGFLPSVYQGVQCRSEGDPVLFINDPQGVDRDLRKASIDAINKVNQEQYKEFNDPEILSRISQYEMAYKMQISVPEVMNINDEPEYIREMYGAQPGKGSFANNVLLARKLVEKGVRFVQLFDWGWDTHGTSADGAVDIGLINKCRQVDKAMTALILDLKQRGLLDETLVVWGGEFGRTPMQENRDGKEMPFKGRDHHAEAFSMWMAGGGIKGGTTYGETDEIGYTITSGKTEAFDIQATILNQLGFDHEKFTYDFQGRPFRLTDVSGKVITDILA; this comes from the coding sequence ATGACACGTAACGAATTAAATAACGAACGTCTTGCTGCAGAAGCAAAACAAAAAGAACTGCAGTTCTTTACCCGTCGGCATTTCTTAAAAGAAAGCGCCATGGGTTTTGGTGCATTGGCGTTGGGATCACTGCTGGGCAGTTGCGGCAACAATATGGGTATGGCTTCATCGCCTGTATTTGATGCGGCACATCCATTGGCTCCACGCATGCCGTTCTTTCCTGCAAAAGCAAGATCGGTTATTTACCTGCACATGGCAGGTGCACCATCGCAACTGGAATTATTTGATTATAAACCTGAGCTGGCGAAACTGAACGGACAGGATTGTCCGCCTTCTTTACTCGAAGGAAAAAAGTTTGCCTTCATTCGTGGTGTGCCGAAAATGTTAGGGCCGCAGGCAAACTTTAAACAGCATGGCAAGAGTGGTTTGTGGGTGAGCGATTACCTGCCGCATTTTTCTACGATTGTTGATGATGTGTCGATCATTAAATCAGTTACAACCGATCAGTTTAATCATGCACCTGCACAATTGCTGATGCATACGGGTAGTGCACGGTTAGGCCGGCCAAGTATTGGCAGTTGGGTGACGTATGGTTTAGGAACAGAAAATCAAAATCTGCCCGGCTTTGTGGTGTTAACATCGGGTGGTAATAATCCCGATGCTGGCAAGAGTGTTTGGGGCAGTGGATTTTTACCAAGTGTCTACCAAGGTGTGCAATGCAGAAGCGAAGGTGATCCTGTTTTGTTCATCAACGATCCGCAAGGTGTTGATCGTGATTTACGCAAAGCTTCGATCGATGCTATTAATAAAGTGAACCAGGAACAATACAAGGAGTTCAATGATCCTGAAATTCTTTCACGCATTTCGCAATACGAGATGGCGTACAAGATGCAGATCTCAGTTCCGGAAGTGATGAATATTAATGATGAGCCAGAATACATTCGTGAAATGTATGGCGCACAACCGGGTAAAGGAAGTTTTGCCAACAATGTGTTGCTTGCACGTAAGCTGGTAGAGAAAGGTGTACGCTTTGTTCAGTTGTTCGATTGGGGATGGGATACACATGGTACCAGTGCAGATGGTGCCGTTGATATTGGCCTAATCAATAAATGCAGACAAGTTGATAAAGCAATGACAGCTTTGATACTTGATTTGAAACAACGTGGACTGTTAGACGAAACGCTGGTAGTTTGGGGAGGTGAATTTGGCCGCACACCGATGCAGGAAAACCGTGATGGAAAAGAAATGCCGTTCAAAGGAAGAGATCATCATGCAGAAGCATTCAGTATGTGGATGGCCGGTGGTGGTATTAAAGGTGGTACAACTTATGGCGAAACAGATGAGATTGGTTACACTATTACAAGTGGTAAAACAGAAGCATTCGATATACAGGCAACTATTTTAAATCAACTTGGTTTTGACCATGAAAAATTTACGTACGATTTCCAGGGCCGACCATTCCGCTTAACAGATGTGAGCGGAAAAGTGATCACCGATATTCTTGCTTAA
- a CDS encoding sugar phosphate isomerase/epimerase family protein — MNQDRRNFLKSTSSATAAAMLAPFAAMAETEKPLFPSNDQFKLLFMQTSWGFAGNIEAFCAATKKEGYDGIEVWWPADDKKAQDELFAALKKHNLQVGFLCGGSQSNWQEHLATFKKNLDAATSNSIQKPVYINCHSGRDYFTFDQNQQFISYSTQKNKETGIPIYHETHRGRMLFAAHITRQFIEKNPALRLTLDISHWCNVHESLLADQKETVDLALTRVGHIHSRVGHQEGPQVNDPRAPEWEATVKQHLAWWDKVIERKKANGEQMTILTEFGPPNYMPTLPYTRQPLADQWAINVYMMQMLKKRYE; from the coding sequence ATGAATCAAGACCGTCGCAACTTTCTTAAATCAACTTCATCTGCAACAGCTGCAGCAATGCTGGCACCTTTTGCAGCAATGGCTGAAACAGAAAAACCATTATTCCCTTCAAATGATCAATTCAAATTACTGTTCATGCAAACAAGCTGGGGCTTTGCAGGTAACATTGAAGCTTTTTGTGCAGCTACAAAAAAAGAAGGGTATGATGGCATTGAAGTTTGGTGGCCTGCTGATGATAAAAAAGCACAGGATGAATTGTTTGCTGCATTAAAGAAACACAATTTGCAAGTTGGATTTTTATGTGGTGGTTCGCAAAGCAACTGGCAGGAACATTTGGCAACATTCAAAAAAAATCTGGATGCTGCAACAAGTAACAGCATTCAAAAACCGGTGTATATCAATTGTCATTCGGGTAGAGATTATTTTACGTTCGATCAGAACCAGCAATTCATCAGCTACAGCACGCAAAAGAATAAAGAAACAGGTATTCCTATATATCATGAAACACATCGTGGAAGGATGTTGTTTGCTGCACACATCACAAGGCAGTTCATTGAAAAAAATCCTGCGTTGCGTTTAACACTTGATATATCGCATTGGTGTAATGTGCATGAAAGTTTATTGGCCGATCAGAAAGAGACAGTTGATCTGGCGTTGACAAGAGTGGGACATATTCATTCACGTGTTGGTCACCAGGAAGGGCCACAGGTAAACGATCCACGTGCGCCTGAATGGGAAGCAACCGTAAAGCAACATCTTGCGTGGTGGGATAAAGTGATTGAACGTAAAAAAGCAAACGGCGAACAGATGACGATCTTAACAGAGTTTGGTCCGCCGAATTACATGCCAACATTGCCTTACACAAGACAGCCGCTGGCAGATCAATGGGCGATCAATGTGTACATGATGCAGATGTTGAAGAAAAGATATGAATGA